Proteins co-encoded in one Candidatus Poribacteria bacterium genomic window:
- a CDS encoding ABC transporter ATP-binding protein, translated as MGGDLYEYSDEEQDLGKVYDRVLMRRLLAYLKPYKFQLLIIGFLMVGNTLSRLAGPYLLQRGIDEHITPGILDGLSTIAIFFVVALIGEFVFSYFEEYRMQMIGQHVMHDLRQTLFSHLQRLDVQFFDKNPVGRLMTRVMGDVQVLNELFASGVITVFANLLQILGIMVAMLLYNWKLALVTFTVIPIIFGATLVYQIYSRRAFREQRKQLARINAFLQENIVGMTTMKLFAQERRSHLRFNERNRRYLAANLKSIFYFSIFHPLIEVTASLAIAVIIWYGGGQVVQDALSFGVLLAFIRYAERFFWPIRELSEKYTIFQNAMASSERIFQLLDTQPTIASAVPKNGTKTLKGEIEFRNVWFAYNDDDYVLQDVSFKVKPGEKVALVGHTGAGKTSIINLLCRFYEINKGQILIDGVDIREMNVEELREAISIVQQNIFLFSDSIERNISLGNPSISSEQVKRASQDVHLDRFIQKMPQIYGTEIKEDGGGLSVGQKQLVAFARALASDPSILILDEATSSVDTETEILIEDALRRLMEDRTSVVIAHRLSTIQNADRIIVMHRGEIRETGTHNELLQQKGIYHRLYRLQYKGQEKNGR; from the coding sequence GATGAGGAGCAGGACCTCGGGAAAGTCTATGACCGAGTACTGATGAGACGGCTCTTGGCGTACCTCAAACCCTACAAATTCCAGCTGCTCATCATCGGATTTCTCATGGTCGGGAATACGCTTTCACGCTTGGCTGGGCCCTACCTACTGCAGCGCGGTATTGACGAGCACATTACCCCGGGCATCTTAGACGGATTAAGCACGATCGCGATCTTTTTCGTAGTGGCGTTGATTGGCGAGTTCGTATTTAGCTACTTTGAGGAATACCGGATGCAAATGATTGGGCAACATGTGATGCACGATCTGCGACAGACCCTCTTTTCACATTTGCAACGCTTGGACGTTCAATTTTTTGATAAAAATCCAGTGGGTAGGTTGATGACCCGTGTTATGGGGGATGTTCAGGTCCTCAACGAACTCTTTGCCTCTGGCGTGATTACCGTTTTCGCGAACCTGCTCCAGATTTTGGGGATCATGGTGGCAATGCTCCTTTATAACTGGAAACTTGCTCTCGTGACGTTCACAGTAATACCGATTATCTTCGGTGCAACGCTCGTTTACCAAATCTATTCGCGCCGTGCGTTTCGGGAACAGCGGAAGCAGCTCGCACGAATCAATGCCTTCCTGCAAGAAAACATCGTCGGTATGACGACGATGAAGCTTTTCGCACAAGAACGACGGAGCCACCTCCGTTTTAACGAGCGCAACCGGAGATACCTCGCTGCCAATCTGAAGAGCATCTTCTATTTTTCAATTTTTCACCCACTGATTGAAGTGACAGCTTCTCTTGCGATAGCCGTGATTATCTGGTACGGCGGTGGACAGGTTGTACAAGACGCGCTAAGCTTCGGCGTACTGTTAGCATTTATCCGTTATGCTGAACGCTTCTTCTGGCCCATCCGAGAACTCAGCGAAAAATATACCATCTTCCAAAACGCTATGGCTTCCTCCGAACGCATCTTCCAATTGCTCGATACGCAACCGACTATCGCTTCTGCCGTCCCTAAAAATGGTACCAAGACGCTGAAAGGTGAGATTGAATTTCGGAACGTCTGGTTCGCCTATAACGATGATGACTACGTTCTGCAAGATGTCTCATTCAAAGTGAAACCGGGTGAAAAGGTCGCGCTTGTTGGGCATACGGGTGCCGGGAAGACCTCTATTATCAATCTGCTCTGTAGGTTCTATGAGATTAACAAAGGTCAAATCCTGATTGACGGCGTGGACATCCGAGAGATGAACGTGGAGGAACTTCGGGAAGCTATCAGCATTGTGCAACAGAACATCTTCCTCTTTTCTGACTCAATTGAGCGGAATATCAGTTTAGGCAATCCGTCAATCTCATCGGAGCAGGTAAAGCGTGCATCGCAAGATGTACACTTAGATCGATTCATTCAGAAGATGCCGCAGATCTATGGGACTGAGATTAAAGAAGACGGTGGTGGATTATCCGTTGGACAGAAGCAGCTCGTTGCGTTTGCGCGTGCTTTGGCTTCTGATCCGAGTATCCTTATCCTTGACGAAGCGACCTCCAGTGTTGATACAGAAACCGAGATCTTGATAGAAGATGCCCTCAGACGTTTGATGGAGGACCGAACCTCTGTTGTTATCGCCCACCGACTCTCGACGATTCAGAATGCGGATAGGATTATTGTGATGCACCGCGGAGAAATTCGGGAGACCGGTACACACAACGAATTGTTACAACAGAAAGGCATCTATCATCGGTTGTATCGGTTGCAGTATAAGGGGCAAGAAAAGAATGGGCGGTAA
- a CDS encoding 4-phosphopantoate--beta-alanine ligase, whose translation MSDVPKTHPRYFSLTLRDTIVAGVEQGITSIHGLIAHGRGEAFDYLIGEATQPFALEALGAAAAMLRLAAHPVISVNGNVAALVPDALVALGQILNAPLEVNIFHTEKGREEKIRKHLLKHGASHVLMPTTEAQLSYIDSNRKFVHPDGIFKADVVFVPLEDGDRCEALRKMGKAVVTVDLNPMSRTAQQANITIVDNVVRALPLLCEEIQEFNDSAAKDTVTQYSNKAVLKKALQHISRCGNGNQQ comes from the coding sequence TTGAGCGACGTTCCGAAAACACATCCTCGATACTTTTCATTGACGCTCCGAGACACCATCGTTGCAGGTGTAGAGCAAGGGATAACCTCTATTCACGGACTCATCGCGCACGGGCGCGGGGAGGCTTTTGACTACCTCATTGGAGAAGCGACACAGCCGTTCGCGCTTGAGGCGCTCGGTGCTGCTGCTGCGATGCTCCGTTTGGCAGCACACCCCGTCATCTCCGTCAACGGGAACGTGGCAGCATTGGTACCCGACGCACTCGTTGCGTTAGGGCAGATCCTGAACGCACCGCTCGAAGTCAACATCTTTCACACGGAAAAGGGACGCGAAGAGAAAATCCGAAAGCATCTTCTAAAACATGGAGCATCGCACGTACTGATGCCTACAACCGAGGCACAACTCTCCTATATCGACTCCAATCGCAAGTTCGTGCATCCAGACGGCATCTTTAAAGCAGATGTCGTTTTCGTGCCGCTTGAGGACGGCGACCGATGTGAAGCACTCCGAAAGATGGGTAAAGCAGTTGTAACCGTCGATTTGAACCCGATGTCCCGGACGGCACAGCAGGCGAATATCACAATCGTAGATAACGTTGTGCGGGCACTACCGTTGTTATGCGAAGAGATTCAGGAATTCAACGATTCTGCCGCAAAAGACACTGTGACACAATACAGTAACAAAGCAGTATTGAAAAAAGCGTTACAGCACATCAGTAGGTGCGGGAATGGAAACCAACAGTAA